In the genome of Magnolia sinica isolate HGM2019 chromosome 2, MsV1, whole genome shotgun sequence, one region contains:
- the LOC131237929 gene encoding putative bifunctional dihydrofolate reductase-thymidylate synthase isoform X1, producing the protein MKAALAEEVFQGVELRASKDIFIGSLYVRMFKFGIPCSASIHFRKVPLPSYKRRFFRPAPLRLFRVLNKIVEYIKPCLRFSVMAGDVPMALSNGNANTQHDPQRTFQVVVAATRDMGIGKDGKLPWKLPSDMKFFKEVTMATADPVKKNAVVMGRKTWESIPLEHRPLPGRLNVVLTRSGSFDIATAENVVMCGSMSSALELLAASPYCLSIEKVFVIGGGQVLRESLNAPGCDAIHITEIETSIECDTFIPSIDLSVFQPWCSSFPLVENGIRYSFVTYVRVRSSVTEPLPMHNGVLTDSNSDTVKFEVEKFSFLPKKIFERHEEYLYLRLVQDIISSGAQKDDRTGTGTLSKFGCQMRFNLRKSFPLLTTKKVFWRGVVEELLWFISGSTNAKVLQEKGIRIWDGNASRDFLDSIGLADREEGDLGPIYGFQWRHFGAKYIDMHADYTGKGFDQLLDVIHKIKNSPDDRRIVLSAWNPSDLKLMALPPCHMFAQFYVANGELSCQMYQRSADMGLGVPFNIASYALLTSIIAHVCDLIPGDFIHVLGDAHVYRNHVRPLQEQLQKLPKPFPILKINTQKKDIDSFVASDFKLIGYDPHQKIEMKMAV; encoded by the exons ATGAAAGCAGCGCTTGCAGAAGAG GTGTTTCAGGGAGTTGAGCTGAGGGCTTCAAAGGATATTTTCATTGGATCTCTTt ATGTCCGCATGTTCAAATTCGGGATACCGTGCTCAGCAAGCATACATTTTCGCAAG GTTCCATTGCCTTCTTACAAAAGGCGATTCTTCAGACCTGCACCTTTACGGCTATTTCGAGTTTTGAACAAGATCGTAGAGTACATAAAACCTTGTCTAAGGTTTTCAGTTATGGCTGGTGATGTTCCCATGGCCTTGTCAAATGGCAATGCAAATACACAACATGATCCCCAAAGGACCTTTCAAGTCGTTGTTGCTGCAACTCGAGACATGGGCATTGGAAAGGATGGGAAATTGCCTTGGAAGTTGCCATCGGACATGAAATTTTTCAAGGAGGTCACCATGGCCACAGCTGATCCCGTGAAGAAAAATGCAGTGGTAATGGGTAGAAAAACATGGGAAAGTATTCCACTTGAGCACAGACCTTTACCTGGCCGTCTGAATGTAGTGCTGACACGTTCTGGGAGTTTCGATATTGCAACAGCAGAGAACGTTGTCATGTGCGGAAGCATGAGTTCAGCTTTGGAGTTGTTAGCAGCATCTCCTTATTGTCTGTCCATAGAGAAAGTGTTTGTCATAGGAGGTGGCCAGGTATTAAG GGAGTCTCTAAATGCGCCTGGATGCGATGCCATTCACATTACCGAAATAGAGACAAGCATTGAATGTGATACATTCATCCCTTCCATTGATTTGTCAGTCTTTCAGCCATGGTGTTCATCCTTCCCGCTGGTAGAAAACGGCATTCGATATTCTTTTGTGACCTATGTTCGtgtcagaagttctgtgactgAACCTCTTCCGATGCACAATGGGGTCTTAACTGATAGTAATTCAGACACTGTTAAGTTCGAAGTTGAGAAGTTCTCTTTTCTTCCTAAGAAGATTTTTGAAAGACATGAGGAGTACCTCTATCTGAGACTGGTTCAAGATATCATCTCTAGCGGTGCTCAAAAAGATGACAGGACAGGGACTGGCACATTATCTAAATTTGGTTGTCAG ATGCGGTTTAATCTGCGCAAATCTTTTCCACTTCTTACAACTAAG AAAGTATTTTGGCGAGGTGTTGTTGAAGAACTTCTTTGGTTCATTAGCGGCTCGACAAATGCGAAG GTTCTTCAGGAAAAAGGCATACGTATATGGGACGGCAATGCATCCAGAGACTTCCTTGACAg CATTGGTTTGGCAGACAGGGAAGAGGGTGATTTGGGACCCATATATGGGTTCCAGTGGAGACACTTTGGTGCCAA GTATATTGATATGCATGCTGATTACACCGGGAAAGGATTTGATCAGTTGCTCGATGTGattcacaaaataaaaaatagccCAGATGACCGCCGCATTGTTCTCTCAGCTTGGAATCCTTCAGACCTCAAACTGATGGCGCTTCCACCTTGTCACATGTTTGCTCAG TTCTATGTAGCCAATGGGGAGCTGTCCTGTCAAATGTACCAGCGGTCTGCAGACATGGGTTTGGGGGTGCCATTCAACATTGCATCATATGCCCTTTTAACAAGCATCATTGCTCACGTTTGCG ATCTTATTCCCGGTGATTTCATCCATGTCCTTGGGGATGCTCATGTCTATAGAAATCATGTCAGGCCTCTGCAGGAGCAGCTTCAGAAACTCCCTAAACCTTTCCCA ATTCTGAAGATAAATACTCAGAAGAAGGATATAGATTCGTTTGTGGCGTccgattttaagctcattggTTATGATCCTCACCAGAAAATAGAAATGAAGATGGCAGTATAG
- the LOC131237929 gene encoding putative bifunctional dihydrofolate reductase-thymidylate synthase isoform X4 codes for MKAALAEEGVELRASKDIFIGSLYQVPLPSYKRRFFRPAPLRLFRVLNKIVEYIKPCLRFSVMAGDVPMALSNGNANTQHDPQRTFQVVVAATRDMGIGKDGKLPWKLPSDMKFFKEVTMATADPVKKNAVVMGRKTWESIPLEHRPLPGRLNVVLTRSGSFDIATAENVVMCGSMSSALELLAASPYCLSIEKVFVIGGGQVLRESLNAPGCDAIHITEIETSIECDTFIPSIDLSVFQPWCSSFPLVENGIRYSFVTYVRVRSSVTEPLPMHNGVLTDSNSDTVKFEVEKFSFLPKKIFERHEEYLYLRLVQDIISSGAQKDDRTGTGTLSKFGCQMRFNLRKSFPLLTTKKVFWRGVVEELLWFISGSTNAKVLQEKGIRIWDGNASRDFLDSIGLADREEGDLGPIYGFQWRHFGAKYIDMHADYTGKGFDQLLDVIHKIKNSPDDRRIVLSAWNPSDLKLMALPPCHMFAQFYVANGELSCQMYQRSADMGLGVPFNIASYALLTSIIAHVCDLIPGDFIHVLGDAHVYRNHVRPLQEQLQKLPKPFPILKINTQKKDIDSFVASDFKLIGYDPHQKIEMKMAV; via the exons ATGAAAGCAGCGCTTGCAGAAGAG GGAGTTGAGCTGAGGGCTTCAAAGGATATTTTCATTGGATCTCTTt ATCAGGTTCCATTGCCTTCTTACAAAAGGCGATTCTTCAGACCTGCACCTTTACGGCTATTTCGAGTTTTGAACAAGATCGTAGAGTACATAAAACCTTGTCTAAGGTTTTCAGTTATGGCTGGTGATGTTCCCATGGCCTTGTCAAATGGCAATGCAAATACACAACATGATCCCCAAAGGACCTTTCAAGTCGTTGTTGCTGCAACTCGAGACATGGGCATTGGAAAGGATGGGAAATTGCCTTGGAAGTTGCCATCGGACATGAAATTTTTCAAGGAGGTCACCATGGCCACAGCTGATCCCGTGAAGAAAAATGCAGTGGTAATGGGTAGAAAAACATGGGAAAGTATTCCACTTGAGCACAGACCTTTACCTGGCCGTCTGAATGTAGTGCTGACACGTTCTGGGAGTTTCGATATTGCAACAGCAGAGAACGTTGTCATGTGCGGAAGCATGAGTTCAGCTTTGGAGTTGTTAGCAGCATCTCCTTATTGTCTGTCCATAGAGAAAGTGTTTGTCATAGGAGGTGGCCAGGTATTAAG GGAGTCTCTAAATGCGCCTGGATGCGATGCCATTCACATTACCGAAATAGAGACAAGCATTGAATGTGATACATTCATCCCTTCCATTGATTTGTCAGTCTTTCAGCCATGGTGTTCATCCTTCCCGCTGGTAGAAAACGGCATTCGATATTCTTTTGTGACCTATGTTCGtgtcagaagttctgtgactgAACCTCTTCCGATGCACAATGGGGTCTTAACTGATAGTAATTCAGACACTGTTAAGTTCGAAGTTGAGAAGTTCTCTTTTCTTCCTAAGAAGATTTTTGAAAGACATGAGGAGTACCTCTATCTGAGACTGGTTCAAGATATCATCTCTAGCGGTGCTCAAAAAGATGACAGGACAGGGACTGGCACATTATCTAAATTTGGTTGTCAG ATGCGGTTTAATCTGCGCAAATCTTTTCCACTTCTTACAACTAAG AAAGTATTTTGGCGAGGTGTTGTTGAAGAACTTCTTTGGTTCATTAGCGGCTCGACAAATGCGAAG GTTCTTCAGGAAAAAGGCATACGTATATGGGACGGCAATGCATCCAGAGACTTCCTTGACAg CATTGGTTTGGCAGACAGGGAAGAGGGTGATTTGGGACCCATATATGGGTTCCAGTGGAGACACTTTGGTGCCAA GTATATTGATATGCATGCTGATTACACCGGGAAAGGATTTGATCAGTTGCTCGATGTGattcacaaaataaaaaatagccCAGATGACCGCCGCATTGTTCTCTCAGCTTGGAATCCTTCAGACCTCAAACTGATGGCGCTTCCACCTTGTCACATGTTTGCTCAG TTCTATGTAGCCAATGGGGAGCTGTCCTGTCAAATGTACCAGCGGTCTGCAGACATGGGTTTGGGGGTGCCATTCAACATTGCATCATATGCCCTTTTAACAAGCATCATTGCTCACGTTTGCG ATCTTATTCCCGGTGATTTCATCCATGTCCTTGGGGATGCTCATGTCTATAGAAATCATGTCAGGCCTCTGCAGGAGCAGCTTCAGAAACTCCCTAAACCTTTCCCA ATTCTGAAGATAAATACTCAGAAGAAGGATATAGATTCGTTTGTGGCGTccgattttaagctcattggTTATGATCCTCACCAGAAAATAGAAATGAAGATGGCAGTATAG
- the LOC131237929 gene encoding putative bifunctional dihydrofolate reductase-thymidylate synthase isoform X2 — MKAALAEEGVELRASKDIFIGSLYVRMFKFGIPCSASIHFRKVPLPSYKRRFFRPAPLRLFRVLNKIVEYIKPCLRFSVMAGDVPMALSNGNANTQHDPQRTFQVVVAATRDMGIGKDGKLPWKLPSDMKFFKEVTMATADPVKKNAVVMGRKTWESIPLEHRPLPGRLNVVLTRSGSFDIATAENVVMCGSMSSALELLAASPYCLSIEKVFVIGGGQVLRESLNAPGCDAIHITEIETSIECDTFIPSIDLSVFQPWCSSFPLVENGIRYSFVTYVRVRSSVTEPLPMHNGVLTDSNSDTVKFEVEKFSFLPKKIFERHEEYLYLRLVQDIISSGAQKDDRTGTGTLSKFGCQMRFNLRKSFPLLTTKKVFWRGVVEELLWFISGSTNAKVLQEKGIRIWDGNASRDFLDSIGLADREEGDLGPIYGFQWRHFGAKYIDMHADYTGKGFDQLLDVIHKIKNSPDDRRIVLSAWNPSDLKLMALPPCHMFAQFYVANGELSCQMYQRSADMGLGVPFNIASYALLTSIIAHVCDLIPGDFIHVLGDAHVYRNHVRPLQEQLQKLPKPFPILKINTQKKDIDSFVASDFKLIGYDPHQKIEMKMAV; from the exons ATGAAAGCAGCGCTTGCAGAAGAG GGAGTTGAGCTGAGGGCTTCAAAGGATATTTTCATTGGATCTCTTt ATGTCCGCATGTTCAAATTCGGGATACCGTGCTCAGCAAGCATACATTTTCGCAAG GTTCCATTGCCTTCTTACAAAAGGCGATTCTTCAGACCTGCACCTTTACGGCTATTTCGAGTTTTGAACAAGATCGTAGAGTACATAAAACCTTGTCTAAGGTTTTCAGTTATGGCTGGTGATGTTCCCATGGCCTTGTCAAATGGCAATGCAAATACACAACATGATCCCCAAAGGACCTTTCAAGTCGTTGTTGCTGCAACTCGAGACATGGGCATTGGAAAGGATGGGAAATTGCCTTGGAAGTTGCCATCGGACATGAAATTTTTCAAGGAGGTCACCATGGCCACAGCTGATCCCGTGAAGAAAAATGCAGTGGTAATGGGTAGAAAAACATGGGAAAGTATTCCACTTGAGCACAGACCTTTACCTGGCCGTCTGAATGTAGTGCTGACACGTTCTGGGAGTTTCGATATTGCAACAGCAGAGAACGTTGTCATGTGCGGAAGCATGAGTTCAGCTTTGGAGTTGTTAGCAGCATCTCCTTATTGTCTGTCCATAGAGAAAGTGTTTGTCATAGGAGGTGGCCAGGTATTAAG GGAGTCTCTAAATGCGCCTGGATGCGATGCCATTCACATTACCGAAATAGAGACAAGCATTGAATGTGATACATTCATCCCTTCCATTGATTTGTCAGTCTTTCAGCCATGGTGTTCATCCTTCCCGCTGGTAGAAAACGGCATTCGATATTCTTTTGTGACCTATGTTCGtgtcagaagttctgtgactgAACCTCTTCCGATGCACAATGGGGTCTTAACTGATAGTAATTCAGACACTGTTAAGTTCGAAGTTGAGAAGTTCTCTTTTCTTCCTAAGAAGATTTTTGAAAGACATGAGGAGTACCTCTATCTGAGACTGGTTCAAGATATCATCTCTAGCGGTGCTCAAAAAGATGACAGGACAGGGACTGGCACATTATCTAAATTTGGTTGTCAG ATGCGGTTTAATCTGCGCAAATCTTTTCCACTTCTTACAACTAAG AAAGTATTTTGGCGAGGTGTTGTTGAAGAACTTCTTTGGTTCATTAGCGGCTCGACAAATGCGAAG GTTCTTCAGGAAAAAGGCATACGTATATGGGACGGCAATGCATCCAGAGACTTCCTTGACAg CATTGGTTTGGCAGACAGGGAAGAGGGTGATTTGGGACCCATATATGGGTTCCAGTGGAGACACTTTGGTGCCAA GTATATTGATATGCATGCTGATTACACCGGGAAAGGATTTGATCAGTTGCTCGATGTGattcacaaaataaaaaatagccCAGATGACCGCCGCATTGTTCTCTCAGCTTGGAATCCTTCAGACCTCAAACTGATGGCGCTTCCACCTTGTCACATGTTTGCTCAG TTCTATGTAGCCAATGGGGAGCTGTCCTGTCAAATGTACCAGCGGTCTGCAGACATGGGTTTGGGGGTGCCATTCAACATTGCATCATATGCCCTTTTAACAAGCATCATTGCTCACGTTTGCG ATCTTATTCCCGGTGATTTCATCCATGTCCTTGGGGATGCTCATGTCTATAGAAATCATGTCAGGCCTCTGCAGGAGCAGCTTCAGAAACTCCCTAAACCTTTCCCA ATTCTGAAGATAAATACTCAGAAGAAGGATATAGATTCGTTTGTGGCGTccgattttaagctcattggTTATGATCCTCACCAGAAAATAGAAATGAAGATGGCAGTATAG
- the LOC131237929 gene encoding putative bifunctional dihydrofolate reductase-thymidylate synthase isoform X3 — MKAALAEEVFQGVELRASKDIFIGSLYQVPLPSYKRRFFRPAPLRLFRVLNKIVEYIKPCLRFSVMAGDVPMALSNGNANTQHDPQRTFQVVVAATRDMGIGKDGKLPWKLPSDMKFFKEVTMATADPVKKNAVVMGRKTWESIPLEHRPLPGRLNVVLTRSGSFDIATAENVVMCGSMSSALELLAASPYCLSIEKVFVIGGGQVLRESLNAPGCDAIHITEIETSIECDTFIPSIDLSVFQPWCSSFPLVENGIRYSFVTYVRVRSSVTEPLPMHNGVLTDSNSDTVKFEVEKFSFLPKKIFERHEEYLYLRLVQDIISSGAQKDDRTGTGTLSKFGCQMRFNLRKSFPLLTTKKVFWRGVVEELLWFISGSTNAKVLQEKGIRIWDGNASRDFLDSIGLADREEGDLGPIYGFQWRHFGAKYIDMHADYTGKGFDQLLDVIHKIKNSPDDRRIVLSAWNPSDLKLMALPPCHMFAQFYVANGELSCQMYQRSADMGLGVPFNIASYALLTSIIAHVCDLIPGDFIHVLGDAHVYRNHVRPLQEQLQKLPKPFPILKINTQKKDIDSFVASDFKLIGYDPHQKIEMKMAV, encoded by the exons ATGAAAGCAGCGCTTGCAGAAGAG GTGTTTCAGGGAGTTGAGCTGAGGGCTTCAAAGGATATTTTCATTGGATCTCTTt ATCAGGTTCCATTGCCTTCTTACAAAAGGCGATTCTTCAGACCTGCACCTTTACGGCTATTTCGAGTTTTGAACAAGATCGTAGAGTACATAAAACCTTGTCTAAGGTTTTCAGTTATGGCTGGTGATGTTCCCATGGCCTTGTCAAATGGCAATGCAAATACACAACATGATCCCCAAAGGACCTTTCAAGTCGTTGTTGCTGCAACTCGAGACATGGGCATTGGAAAGGATGGGAAATTGCCTTGGAAGTTGCCATCGGACATGAAATTTTTCAAGGAGGTCACCATGGCCACAGCTGATCCCGTGAAGAAAAATGCAGTGGTAATGGGTAGAAAAACATGGGAAAGTATTCCACTTGAGCACAGACCTTTACCTGGCCGTCTGAATGTAGTGCTGACACGTTCTGGGAGTTTCGATATTGCAACAGCAGAGAACGTTGTCATGTGCGGAAGCATGAGTTCAGCTTTGGAGTTGTTAGCAGCATCTCCTTATTGTCTGTCCATAGAGAAAGTGTTTGTCATAGGAGGTGGCCAGGTATTAAG GGAGTCTCTAAATGCGCCTGGATGCGATGCCATTCACATTACCGAAATAGAGACAAGCATTGAATGTGATACATTCATCCCTTCCATTGATTTGTCAGTCTTTCAGCCATGGTGTTCATCCTTCCCGCTGGTAGAAAACGGCATTCGATATTCTTTTGTGACCTATGTTCGtgtcagaagttctgtgactgAACCTCTTCCGATGCACAATGGGGTCTTAACTGATAGTAATTCAGACACTGTTAAGTTCGAAGTTGAGAAGTTCTCTTTTCTTCCTAAGAAGATTTTTGAAAGACATGAGGAGTACCTCTATCTGAGACTGGTTCAAGATATCATCTCTAGCGGTGCTCAAAAAGATGACAGGACAGGGACTGGCACATTATCTAAATTTGGTTGTCAG ATGCGGTTTAATCTGCGCAAATCTTTTCCACTTCTTACAACTAAG AAAGTATTTTGGCGAGGTGTTGTTGAAGAACTTCTTTGGTTCATTAGCGGCTCGACAAATGCGAAG GTTCTTCAGGAAAAAGGCATACGTATATGGGACGGCAATGCATCCAGAGACTTCCTTGACAg CATTGGTTTGGCAGACAGGGAAGAGGGTGATTTGGGACCCATATATGGGTTCCAGTGGAGACACTTTGGTGCCAA GTATATTGATATGCATGCTGATTACACCGGGAAAGGATTTGATCAGTTGCTCGATGTGattcacaaaataaaaaatagccCAGATGACCGCCGCATTGTTCTCTCAGCTTGGAATCCTTCAGACCTCAAACTGATGGCGCTTCCACCTTGTCACATGTTTGCTCAG TTCTATGTAGCCAATGGGGAGCTGTCCTGTCAAATGTACCAGCGGTCTGCAGACATGGGTTTGGGGGTGCCATTCAACATTGCATCATATGCCCTTTTAACAAGCATCATTGCTCACGTTTGCG ATCTTATTCCCGGTGATTTCATCCATGTCCTTGGGGATGCTCATGTCTATAGAAATCATGTCAGGCCTCTGCAGGAGCAGCTTCAGAAACTCCCTAAACCTTTCCCA ATTCTGAAGATAAATACTCAGAAGAAGGATATAGATTCGTTTGTGGCGTccgattttaagctcattggTTATGATCCTCACCAGAAAATAGAAATGAAGATGGCAGTATAG
- the LOC131237929 gene encoding putative bifunctional dihydrofolate reductase-thymidylate synthase isoform X5 has protein sequence MFKFGIPCSASIHFRKVPLPSYKRRFFRPAPLRLFRVLNKIVEYIKPCLRFSVMAGDVPMALSNGNANTQHDPQRTFQVVVAATRDMGIGKDGKLPWKLPSDMKFFKEVTMATADPVKKNAVVMGRKTWESIPLEHRPLPGRLNVVLTRSGSFDIATAENVVMCGSMSSALELLAASPYCLSIEKVFVIGGGQVLRESLNAPGCDAIHITEIETSIECDTFIPSIDLSVFQPWCSSFPLVENGIRYSFVTYVRVRSSVTEPLPMHNGVLTDSNSDTVKFEVEKFSFLPKKIFERHEEYLYLRLVQDIISSGAQKDDRTGTGTLSKFGCQMRFNLRKSFPLLTTKKVFWRGVVEELLWFISGSTNAKVLQEKGIRIWDGNASRDFLDSIGLADREEGDLGPIYGFQWRHFGAKYIDMHADYTGKGFDQLLDVIHKIKNSPDDRRIVLSAWNPSDLKLMALPPCHMFAQFYVANGELSCQMYQRSADMGLGVPFNIASYALLTSIIAHVCDLIPGDFIHVLGDAHVYRNHVRPLQEQLQKLPKPFPILKINTQKKDIDSFVASDFKLIGYDPHQKIEMKMAV, from the exons ATGTTCAAATTCGGGATACCGTGCTCAGCAAGCATACATTTTCGCAAG GTTCCATTGCCTTCTTACAAAAGGCGATTCTTCAGACCTGCACCTTTACGGCTATTTCGAGTTTTGAACAAGATCGTAGAGTACATAAAACCTTGTCTAAGGTTTTCAGTTATGGCTGGTGATGTTCCCATGGCCTTGTCAAATGGCAATGCAAATACACAACATGATCCCCAAAGGACCTTTCAAGTCGTTGTTGCTGCAACTCGAGACATGGGCATTGGAAAGGATGGGAAATTGCCTTGGAAGTTGCCATCGGACATGAAATTTTTCAAGGAGGTCACCATGGCCACAGCTGATCCCGTGAAGAAAAATGCAGTGGTAATGGGTAGAAAAACATGGGAAAGTATTCCACTTGAGCACAGACCTTTACCTGGCCGTCTGAATGTAGTGCTGACACGTTCTGGGAGTTTCGATATTGCAACAGCAGAGAACGTTGTCATGTGCGGAAGCATGAGTTCAGCTTTGGAGTTGTTAGCAGCATCTCCTTATTGTCTGTCCATAGAGAAAGTGTTTGTCATAGGAGGTGGCCAGGTATTAAG GGAGTCTCTAAATGCGCCTGGATGCGATGCCATTCACATTACCGAAATAGAGACAAGCATTGAATGTGATACATTCATCCCTTCCATTGATTTGTCAGTCTTTCAGCCATGGTGTTCATCCTTCCCGCTGGTAGAAAACGGCATTCGATATTCTTTTGTGACCTATGTTCGtgtcagaagttctgtgactgAACCTCTTCCGATGCACAATGGGGTCTTAACTGATAGTAATTCAGACACTGTTAAGTTCGAAGTTGAGAAGTTCTCTTTTCTTCCTAAGAAGATTTTTGAAAGACATGAGGAGTACCTCTATCTGAGACTGGTTCAAGATATCATCTCTAGCGGTGCTCAAAAAGATGACAGGACAGGGACTGGCACATTATCTAAATTTGGTTGTCAG ATGCGGTTTAATCTGCGCAAATCTTTTCCACTTCTTACAACTAAG AAAGTATTTTGGCGAGGTGTTGTTGAAGAACTTCTTTGGTTCATTAGCGGCTCGACAAATGCGAAG GTTCTTCAGGAAAAAGGCATACGTATATGGGACGGCAATGCATCCAGAGACTTCCTTGACAg CATTGGTTTGGCAGACAGGGAAGAGGGTGATTTGGGACCCATATATGGGTTCCAGTGGAGACACTTTGGTGCCAA GTATATTGATATGCATGCTGATTACACCGGGAAAGGATTTGATCAGTTGCTCGATGTGattcacaaaataaaaaatagccCAGATGACCGCCGCATTGTTCTCTCAGCTTGGAATCCTTCAGACCTCAAACTGATGGCGCTTCCACCTTGTCACATGTTTGCTCAG TTCTATGTAGCCAATGGGGAGCTGTCCTGTCAAATGTACCAGCGGTCTGCAGACATGGGTTTGGGGGTGCCATTCAACATTGCATCATATGCCCTTTTAACAAGCATCATTGCTCACGTTTGCG ATCTTATTCCCGGTGATTTCATCCATGTCCTTGGGGATGCTCATGTCTATAGAAATCATGTCAGGCCTCTGCAGGAGCAGCTTCAGAAACTCCCTAAACCTTTCCCA ATTCTGAAGATAAATACTCAGAAGAAGGATATAGATTCGTTTGTGGCGTccgattttaagctcattggTTATGATCCTCACCAGAAAATAGAAATGAAGATGGCAGTATAG
- the LOC131237929 gene encoding bifunctional dihydrofolate reductase-thymidylate synthase-like isoform X6 — protein sequence MAGDVPMALSNGNANTQHDPQRTFQVVVAATRDMGIGKDGKLPWKLPSDMKFFKEVTMATADPVKKNAVVMGRKTWESIPLEHRPLPGRLNVVLTRSGSFDIATAENVVMCGSMSSALELLAASPYCLSIEKVFVIGGGQVLRESLNAPGCDAIHITEIETSIECDTFIPSIDLSVFQPWCSSFPLVENGIRYSFVTYVRVRSSVTEPLPMHNGVLTDSNSDTVKFEVEKFSFLPKKIFERHEEYLYLRLVQDIISSGAQKDDRTGTGTLSKFGCQMRFNLRKSFPLLTTKKVFWRGVVEELLWFISGSTNAKVLQEKGIRIWDGNASRDFLDSIGLADREEGDLGPIYGFQWRHFGAKYIDMHADYTGKGFDQLLDVIHKIKNSPDDRRIVLSAWNPSDLKLMALPPCHMFAQFYVANGELSCQMYQRSADMGLGVPFNIASYALLTSIIAHVCDLIPGDFIHVLGDAHVYRNHVRPLQEQLQKLPKPFPILKINTQKKDIDSFVASDFKLIGYDPHQKIEMKMAV from the exons ATGGCTGGTGATGTTCCCATGGCCTTGTCAAATGGCAATGCAAATACACAACATGATCCCCAAAGGACCTTTCAAGTCGTTGTTGCTGCAACTCGAGACATGGGCATTGGAAAGGATGGGAAATTGCCTTGGAAGTTGCCATCGGACATGAAATTTTTCAAGGAGGTCACCATGGCCACAGCTGATCCCGTGAAGAAAAATGCAGTGGTAATGGGTAGAAAAACATGGGAAAGTATTCCACTTGAGCACAGACCTTTACCTGGCCGTCTGAATGTAGTGCTGACACGTTCTGGGAGTTTCGATATTGCAACAGCAGAGAACGTTGTCATGTGCGGAAGCATGAGTTCAGCTTTGGAGTTGTTAGCAGCATCTCCTTATTGTCTGTCCATAGAGAAAGTGTTTGTCATAGGAGGTGGCCAGGTATTAAG GGAGTCTCTAAATGCGCCTGGATGCGATGCCATTCACATTACCGAAATAGAGACAAGCATTGAATGTGATACATTCATCCCTTCCATTGATTTGTCAGTCTTTCAGCCATGGTGTTCATCCTTCCCGCTGGTAGAAAACGGCATTCGATATTCTTTTGTGACCTATGTTCGtgtcagaagttctgtgactgAACCTCTTCCGATGCACAATGGGGTCTTAACTGATAGTAATTCAGACACTGTTAAGTTCGAAGTTGAGAAGTTCTCTTTTCTTCCTAAGAAGATTTTTGAAAGACATGAGGAGTACCTCTATCTGAGACTGGTTCAAGATATCATCTCTAGCGGTGCTCAAAAAGATGACAGGACAGGGACTGGCACATTATCTAAATTTGGTTGTCAG ATGCGGTTTAATCTGCGCAAATCTTTTCCACTTCTTACAACTAAG AAAGTATTTTGGCGAGGTGTTGTTGAAGAACTTCTTTGGTTCATTAGCGGCTCGACAAATGCGAAG GTTCTTCAGGAAAAAGGCATACGTATATGGGACGGCAATGCATCCAGAGACTTCCTTGACAg CATTGGTTTGGCAGACAGGGAAGAGGGTGATTTGGGACCCATATATGGGTTCCAGTGGAGACACTTTGGTGCCAA GTATATTGATATGCATGCTGATTACACCGGGAAAGGATTTGATCAGTTGCTCGATGTGattcacaaaataaaaaatagccCAGATGACCGCCGCATTGTTCTCTCAGCTTGGAATCCTTCAGACCTCAAACTGATGGCGCTTCCACCTTGTCACATGTTTGCTCAG TTCTATGTAGCCAATGGGGAGCTGTCCTGTCAAATGTACCAGCGGTCTGCAGACATGGGTTTGGGGGTGCCATTCAACATTGCATCATATGCCCTTTTAACAAGCATCATTGCTCACGTTTGCG ATCTTATTCCCGGTGATTTCATCCATGTCCTTGGGGATGCTCATGTCTATAGAAATCATGTCAGGCCTCTGCAGGAGCAGCTTCAGAAACTCCCTAAACCTTTCCCA ATTCTGAAGATAAATACTCAGAAGAAGGATATAGATTCGTTTGTGGCGTccgattttaagctcattggTTATGATCCTCACCAGAAAATAGAAATGAAGATGGCAGTATAG